The following coding sequences lie in one Phalacrocorax aristotelis chromosome 2, bGulAri2.1, whole genome shotgun sequence genomic window:
- the AKAIN1 gene encoding A-kinase anchor protein inhibitor 1, which yields MPDRLIHVWILAGSPAPTGEKPGTEQDEVKLQNASKQIVQTAILRAVQQVSQESQQKEKRTNSGTSLQLERGKLTKKHEKK from the exons ATGCCTGACCGCCTGATCCATGTCTGGATCCTGGCTGGCAGTCCAGCTCCTACGG GTGAGAAGCCAGGGACGGAGCAAGATGAAGTGAAGCTGCAGAATGCCAGCAAGCAGATTGTGCAGACTGCTATCCTCCGAGCAGTGCAGCAAGTTTCCCAGGAGAGCCAGCAAAAGGAGAAGCGAACAAACAGCGGTACGAGCCTCCAgctagaaagaggaaaattaaccAAGAAGCATGAAAAGAAGTAA